In one window of Oncorhynchus gorbuscha isolate QuinsamMale2020 ecotype Even-year linkage group LG23, OgorEven_v1.0, whole genome shotgun sequence DNA:
- the LOC124010671 gene encoding E3 ubiquitin-protein ligase TRIM39-like, producing MATDASTLEELHSELTCPVCLELFREPVILECGHHFCRVCITQCWEAKYDEHPTCPKCRKTCAPKLRPNSLLCNVVDSVRRARAMDGKPGDQESSQEDPEERQREGNMPSSGFSFTDFSPRLESDRCEEHEEKLKLFCEDDQLAICLVCGMSRDHKTHNVIPINEAFENYKDKLSKVLERVMIQTEQASLCQVQTNNKIMLIKERAEDIEEQVSAEFGRLREFLLQEEERVKESLRREKENRLHQLEEVLKHTTEQIGQLEQTADQLRVKLRENENPAQLQGIKDFIGGAEIMFERPPEVCVDLPEGSSWDHCSVTAVTLNPDTAYPRLWVSTCCTQVSVGDIQPNLPNNPERFTRYNIVLGSQALASGQHYWVVEVGTKTAWGLGVAAASVNRKDEISLCPDDGFWTLVLREGRGGSEYEACTNHEESLLHPPRPPRRVGVYLDYGRGVVAFYDAGDMSHLFTFSDATFTEAVFPYFNPWPVIKGRNRAPLIIISPDPEV from the exons ATGGCTACTGACGCCAGCACGCTTGAGGAGCTACATAGCGAGCTCACCTGTCCAGTGTGCCTCGAGCTCTTCCGTGAGCCGGTGATCCTCGAGTGCGGACACCACTTCTGTCGCGTGTGCATTACGCAGTGCTGGGAGGCCAAGTACGATGAACACCCGACCTGCCCGAAGTGCCGAAAGACATGCGCTCCGAAGCTGCGCCCCAACTCGCTTCTGTGTAACGTCGTGGACAGCGTGAGGAGAGCTCGAGCCATGGATGGGAAACCCGGAGACCAGGAGAGCTCACAGGAGGATCCTGAAGAACGGCAACGGGAGGGCAATATGCCCAGCTCCGGGTTCAGTTTCACCGATTTCTCTCCTCGCCTCGAGTCAGACCGGTGCGAGGAGCACGAGGAGAAGTTGAAGCTATTCTGTGAGGATGATCAGCTCGCGATCTGCCTGGTGTGCGGGATGTCCCGAGACCACAAGACGCACAATGTCATCCCCATCAACGAGGCGTTCGAGAACTACAAG GACAAGCTGTCCAAAGTCCTGGAGAGAGTAATGATCCAGACTGAACAGGCTTCTCTCTGTCAGGTCCAGACCAACAACAAGATCATGCTCATCAAg GAGCGAGCTGAGGACATAGAGGAGCAGGTGAGTGCAGAGTTTGGACGTCTGAGGGAGTTCCTTctccaggaggaggagagagtgaaggagagtctgcggCGGGAGAAGGAAAATAGGCTCCACCAATTGGAGGAGGTCCTCAAACACACCACAGAGCAAATCGGCCAGTTAGAGCAAACTGCCGACCAGCTCCGCGTCAAACTCCGAGAGAATGAGAACCCGGCACAACTCCAg GGAATCAAGGATTTTATCGGAGG agcggAGATTATGTTTGAGCGACCCCCGGAGGTGTGTGTGGATCTGCCGGAGGGGAGTTCCTGGGACCACTGCA GTGTGACAGCGGTGACTCTAAACCCAGACACCGCCTACCCCAGGCTGTGGGTGTCCACGTGCTGCACCCAGGTCAGTGTCGGGGACATCCAGCCCAACCTGCCCAACAACCCTGAGCGCTTCACGCGCTACAACATTGTCCTGGGAAGCCAAGCCCTCGCCTCAGGGCAACACTACTGGGTGGTTGAGGTGGGCACCAAGACGGCCTGGGGGCTGGGGGTGGCGGCCGCCTCGGTCAACAGGAAGGATGAGATTAGCCTGTGTCCCGACGACGGCTTCTGGACCCTGGTGTTAAGAGAGGGGCGGGGAGGGAGCGAGTACGAGGCCTGCACCAACCACGAGGAGAGCCTGTTGCACCCCCCTCGACCCCCCAGGAGGGTAGGGGTGTACCTTGACTACGGGAGGGGTGTGGTGGCGTTTTACGACGCAGGGGATATGAGTCACCTGTTCACCTTCTCCGACGCCACGTTTACAGAGGCAGTGTTCCCCTACTTCAACCCCTGGCCAGTCATCAAAGGGAGAAACCGTGCGCCTCTTATCATTATTAGCCCCGACCCGGAGGTATGA
- the LOC124011398 gene encoding zinc finger and SCAN domain-containing protein 22-like isoform X3 has translation MADSVETFQTHLTSVMDSLIRASVCEITKLFQDTVNDYLVEISLNRKEMDALKLRLRLTENKLRNERKYGMGWAENRRNAGLIVSEDGGRKKRKIEVPRGKQTLGLALGGAGEEEGGAARVVMGGGWKEARELYLIQFPGEEGELEEEGGCVSGEGEEMDNIKEESSDVVEGGYQPASLRLIKEALKMDLPNQNRHTGSRNHSEVGDMEFSPMAQEALKRPSAVRHEEGDDEEWDVGSPPTEVSEGVLSVEDLSGLETALRAERGRQQAALRIPPTAGSNHGSMTPDLEVIAGSEFSLGQKYIGLDGLEQEGALGSPTPSERDSSDALQGPGARLKEGERALPGGTGGVLQPRWPKRPRDSEGMEEQGGSDEALHHPSAPGSVDDSGEEETGDLMHFCTQCGGGFANEAELEEHPCPLGDTHLQGGTEATLFPCASCGHAFSHAWALKNHECVCAAERPHRCELCGKGFTHSRSLERHQVVHTGERPHRCQQCGRSFSRLSNLERHQRIHTGERPYGCEVCGRRFSRVEYLKRHQLIHSGDRDKAGSAHQCSQCGKGFSEPEQLKNHECFL, from the exons ATGGCGGACTCGGTGGAGACGTTCCAGACCCACCTAACCTCAGTCATGGACAGTTTGATCCGCGCATCGGTGTGCGAGatcaccaaactgttccaggACACGGTGAATGACTATCTGGTGGAAATATCGCTTAACAGGAAGGAAATGGACGCTCTGAAACTCCGACTCCGACTGACGGAGAACAAACTGAGAAATGAACGCAAGTACGGGATGGGGTGGGCAGAGAATCGCCGCAATGCTGGTTTGATAGTGTCTGAGGACGGTGGGCGGAAAAAGCGGAAAATTGAAGTGCCTC GAGGAAAGCAGACGCTGGGCCTTGCCTTGGGAGGCgcgggggaggaggaaggaggagcagCCAGGGTAGTAATGGGGGGAGGGTGGAAGGAGGCACGCGAGCTGTACCTCATTCAGTTCCCCGGGGAGGAAggagaactggaggaggaggggggctgtgtttcaggagagggggaggagatggacAACATCaaagaggag tccagtgACGTGGTGGAGGGGGGCTACCAGCCTGCGTCTCTGCGGCTGATCAAGGAAGCCCTGAAGATGGACCTGCCCAACCAGAACCGCCATACTGGATCCAGAAACCACAGCGAAG TAGGAGACATGGAGTTCAGCCCTATGGCCCAGGAGGCCCTGAAGCGGCCCTCAGCCGTAAGgcatgaagagggggatgacgaGGAGTGGGACGTGGGGTCCCCTCCAACAGAGGTGTCGGAGGGGGTGCTGAGCGTGGAGGACCTGAGTGGGCTGGAGACGGCCCTGAGGGCAGAGAGGGGGCGCCAGCAAGCAGCCCTGAGGATTCCTCCCACAGCAGGCTCCAACCATGGCTCCATGACCCCTGACCTGGAAGTCATAGCAGGCAGCGAGTTCAGCCTGGGCCAGAAGTACATTGGTCTGGATGGGTTGGAACAGGAGGGGGCGCTGGGGAGTCCCACACCCTCAGAGAGGGACTCTAGTGATGCCCTGCAGGGTCCTGGTGCCCGTCTGAAAGAAGGTGAGAGGGCACTGCCAGGGGGGACTGGAGGAGTGCTGCAGCCACGCTGGCCCAAGAGGCCGAGGGACAGTGAGGGGATGGAGGAGCAGGGAGGCTCAGATGAGGCCCTGCATCACCCATCTGCTCCGGGTAGCGTGGATGACAGTGGTGAGGAGGAGACCGGAGACCTGATGCATTTCTGCACGCAGTGCGGCGGGGGCTTTGCCAACGAGGCTGAGCTGGAGGAGCACCCCTGTCCCCTGGGGGACACTCACCTGCAGGGAGGGACGGAGGCCACCCTGTTTCCCTGCGCCTCATGCGGCCACGCCTTCAGCCATGCCTGGGCCCTGAAGAACCACGAGTGTGTGTGCGCGGCCGAGCGGCCCCACCGCTGCGAGCTCTGTGGGAAGGGCTTCACACACTCTCGCTCGCTGGAGAGGCACCAGGTGGTTCACACTGGAGAGAGGCCACACCGCTGCCAGCAGTGCGGGCGGAGCTTTAGTCGCCTAAGCAACCTGGAGAGGCACCAGCGGATCCACACGGGCGAGCGTCCATACGGGTGCGAGGTGTGCGGCAGGCGTTTCAGCAGAGTAGAGTACCTGAAAAGACACCAGCTGATCCACAGTGGAGACCGAGACAAGGCCGGCAGCGCCCACCAGTGCTCTCAGTGTGGGAAAGGCTTCAGCGAACCAGAGCAGCTCAAAAACCATGAGTGCTTTTTATAG
- the LOC124011398 gene encoding zinc finger protein 324A-like isoform X4 yields MGGGWKEARELYLIQFPGEEGELEEEGGCVSGEGEEMDNIKEESSDVVEGGYQPASLRLIKEALKMDLPNQNRHTGSRNHSEVGDMEFSPMAQEALKRPSAVRHEEGDDEEWDVGSPPTEVSEGVLSVEDLSGLETALRAERGRQQAALRIPPTAGSNHGSMTPDLEVIAGSEFSLGQKYIGLDGLEQEGALGSPTPSERDSSDALQGPGARLKEGERALPGGTGGVLQPRWPKRPRDSEGMEEQGGSDEALHHPSAPGSVDDSGEEETGDLMHFCTQCGGGFANEAELEEHPCPLGDTHLQGGTEATLFPCASCGHAFSHAWALKNHECVCAAERPHRCELCGKGFTHSRSLERHQVVHTGERPHRCQQCGRSFSRLSNLERHQRIHTGERPYGCEVCGRRFSRVEYLKRHQLIHSGDRDKAGSAHQCSQCGKGFSEPEQLKNHECFL; encoded by the exons ATGGGGGGAGGGTGGAAGGAGGCACGCGAGCTGTACCTCATTCAGTTCCCCGGGGAGGAAggagaactggaggaggaggggggctgtgtttcaggagagggggaggagatggacAACATCaaagaggag tccagtgACGTGGTGGAGGGGGGCTACCAGCCTGCGTCTCTGCGGCTGATCAAGGAAGCCCTGAAGATGGACCTGCCCAACCAGAACCGCCATACTGGATCCAGAAACCACAGCGAAG TAGGAGACATGGAGTTCAGCCCTATGGCCCAGGAGGCCCTGAAGCGGCCCTCAGCCGTAAGgcatgaagagggggatgacgaGGAGTGGGACGTGGGGTCCCCTCCAACAGAGGTGTCGGAGGGGGTGCTGAGCGTGGAGGACCTGAGTGGGCTGGAGACGGCCCTGAGGGCAGAGAGGGGGCGCCAGCAAGCAGCCCTGAGGATTCCTCCCACAGCAGGCTCCAACCATGGCTCCATGACCCCTGACCTGGAAGTCATAGCAGGCAGCGAGTTCAGCCTGGGCCAGAAGTACATTGGTCTGGATGGGTTGGAACAGGAGGGGGCGCTGGGGAGTCCCACACCCTCAGAGAGGGACTCTAGTGATGCCCTGCAGGGTCCTGGTGCCCGTCTGAAAGAAGGTGAGAGGGCACTGCCAGGGGGGACTGGAGGAGTGCTGCAGCCACGCTGGCCCAAGAGGCCGAGGGACAGTGAGGGGATGGAGGAGCAGGGAGGCTCAGATGAGGCCCTGCATCACCCATCTGCTCCGGGTAGCGTGGATGACAGTGGTGAGGAGGAGACCGGAGACCTGATGCATTTCTGCACGCAGTGCGGCGGGGGCTTTGCCAACGAGGCTGAGCTGGAGGAGCACCCCTGTCCCCTGGGGGACACTCACCTGCAGGGAGGGACGGAGGCCACCCTGTTTCCCTGCGCCTCATGCGGCCACGCCTTCAGCCATGCCTGGGCCCTGAAGAACCACGAGTGTGTGTGCGCGGCCGAGCGGCCCCACCGCTGCGAGCTCTGTGGGAAGGGCTTCACACACTCTCGCTCGCTGGAGAGGCACCAGGTGGTTCACACTGGAGAGAGGCCACACCGCTGCCAGCAGTGCGGGCGGAGCTTTAGTCGCCTAAGCAACCTGGAGAGGCACCAGCGGATCCACACGGGCGAGCGTCCATACGGGTGCGAGGTGTGCGGCAGGCGTTTCAGCAGAGTAGAGTACCTGAAAAGACACCAGCTGATCCACAGTGGAGACCGAGACAAGGCCGGCAGCGCCCACCAGTGCTCTCAGTGTGGGAAAGGCTTCAGCGAACCAGAGCAGCTCAAAAACCATGAGTGCTTTTTATAG
- the LOC124011398 gene encoding zinc finger and SCAN domain-containing protein 22-like isoform X2 — MLSPFPQLLHCQCAPLLHALSCAMPFLLPLSFNMLSPFPQLPHFCHCSPPFFMPPSASLPLPAIPPLPASLPLLHNALSLPPLFISLLCPSHSFLNAPSSSPHPLPSSTGGKQTLGLALGGAGEEEGGAARVVMGGGWKEARELYLIQFPGEEGELEEEGGCVSGEGEEMDNIKEESSDVVEGGYQPASLRLIKEALKMDLPNQNRHTGSRNHSEGDMEFSPMAQEALKRPSAVRHEEGDDEEWDVGSPPTEVSEGVLSVEDLSGLETALRAERGRQQAALRIPPTAGSNHGSMTPDLEVIAGSEFSLGQKYIGLDGLEQEGALGSPTPSERDSSDALQGPGARLKEGERALPGGTGGVLQPRWPKRPRDSEGMEEQGGSDEALHHPSAPGSVDDSGEEETGDLMHFCTQCGGGFANEAELEEHPCPLGDTHLQGGTEATLFPCASCGHAFSHAWALKNHECVCAAERPHRCELCGKGFTHSRSLERHQVVHTGERPHRCQQCGRSFSRLSNLERHQRIHTGERPYGCEVCGRRFSRVEYLKRHQLIHSGDRDKAGSAHQCSQCGKGFSEPEQLKNHECFL, encoded by the exons atgctctctcccttcccccaacTCCTCCACTGTCAATGCGCCCCTCTCCTCCATGCTCTCTCCTGCGCCATGCCATTcctcctcccgctctccttcaACATGCTTTCTCCCTTCCCCCAACTTCCCCACTTCTGTCACTGCTCCCCTCCATTCTTCAtgcccccctctgcctctctcccgctccctgccatccctcctctccctgcttcccttcctctccttcataatgctctctcccttccccctctatTTATATCACTGCTCTGTCCCTCCCACTCTTTCCTTAatgctccctcctcctcaccccatcctctcccatcctccacaGGAGGAAAGCAGACGCTGGGCCTTGCCTTGGGAGGCgcgggggaggaggaaggaggagcagCCAGGGTAGTAATGGGGGGAGGGTGGAAGGAGGCACGCGAGCTGTACCTCATTCAGTTCCCCGGGGAGGAAggagaactggaggaggaggggggctgtgtttcaggagagggggaggagatggacAACATCaaagaggag tccagtgACGTGGTGGAGGGGGGCTACCAGCCTGCGTCTCTGCGGCTGATCAAGGAAGCCCTGAAGATGGACCTGCCCAACCAGAACCGCCATACTGGATCCAGAAACCACAGCGAAG GAGACATGGAGTTCAGCCCTATGGCCCAGGAGGCCCTGAAGCGGCCCTCAGCCGTAAGgcatgaagagggggatgacgaGGAGTGGGACGTGGGGTCCCCTCCAACAGAGGTGTCGGAGGGGGTGCTGAGCGTGGAGGACCTGAGTGGGCTGGAGACGGCCCTGAGGGCAGAGAGGGGGCGCCAGCAAGCAGCCCTGAGGATTCCTCCCACAGCAGGCTCCAACCATGGCTCCATGACCCCTGACCTGGAAGTCATAGCAGGCAGCGAGTTCAGCCTGGGCCAGAAGTACATTGGTCTGGATGGGTTGGAACAGGAGGGGGCGCTGGGGAGTCCCACACCCTCAGAGAGGGACTCTAGTGATGCCCTGCAGGGTCCTGGTGCCCGTCTGAAAGAAGGTGAGAGGGCACTGCCAGGGGGGACTGGAGGAGTGCTGCAGCCACGCTGGCCCAAGAGGCCGAGGGACAGTGAGGGGATGGAGGAGCAGGGAGGCTCAGATGAGGCCCTGCATCACCCATCTGCTCCGGGTAGCGTGGATGACAGTGGTGAGGAGGAGACCGGAGACCTGATGCATTTCTGCACGCAGTGCGGCGGGGGCTTTGCCAACGAGGCTGAGCTGGAGGAGCACCCCTGTCCCCTGGGGGACACTCACCTGCAGGGAGGGACGGAGGCCACCCTGTTTCCCTGCGCCTCATGCGGCCACGCCTTCAGCCATGCCTGGGCCCTGAAGAACCACGAGTGTGTGTGCGCGGCCGAGCGGCCCCACCGCTGCGAGCTCTGTGGGAAGGGCTTCACACACTCTCGCTCGCTGGAGAGGCACCAGGTGGTTCACACTGGAGAGAGGCCACACCGCTGCCAGCAGTGCGGGCGGAGCTTTAGTCGCCTAAGCAACCTGGAGAGGCACCAGCGGATCCACACGGGCGAGCGTCCATACGGGTGCGAGGTGTGCGGCAGGCGTTTCAGCAGAGTAGAGTACCTGAAAAGACACCAGCTGATCCACAGTGGAGACCGAGACAAGGCCGGCAGCGCCCACCAGTGCTCTCAGTGTGGGAAAGGCTTCAGCGAACCAGAGCAGCTCAAAAACCATGAGTGCTTTTTATAG
- the LOC124011398 gene encoding zinc finger and SCAN domain-containing protein 22-like isoform X1 encodes MLSPFPQLLHCQCAPLLHALSCAMPFLLPLSFNMLSPFPQLPHFCHCSPPFFMPPSASLPLPAIPPLPASLPLLHNALSLPPLFISLLCPSHSFLNAPSSSPHPLPSSTGGKQTLGLALGGAGEEEGGAARVVMGGGWKEARELYLIQFPGEEGELEEEGGCVSGEGEEMDNIKEESSDVVEGGYQPASLRLIKEALKMDLPNQNRHTGSRNHSEVGDMEFSPMAQEALKRPSAVRHEEGDDEEWDVGSPPTEVSEGVLSVEDLSGLETALRAERGRQQAALRIPPTAGSNHGSMTPDLEVIAGSEFSLGQKYIGLDGLEQEGALGSPTPSERDSSDALQGPGARLKEGERALPGGTGGVLQPRWPKRPRDSEGMEEQGGSDEALHHPSAPGSVDDSGEEETGDLMHFCTQCGGGFANEAELEEHPCPLGDTHLQGGTEATLFPCASCGHAFSHAWALKNHECVCAAERPHRCELCGKGFTHSRSLERHQVVHTGERPHRCQQCGRSFSRLSNLERHQRIHTGERPYGCEVCGRRFSRVEYLKRHQLIHSGDRDKAGSAHQCSQCGKGFSEPEQLKNHECFL; translated from the exons atgctctctcccttcccccaacTCCTCCACTGTCAATGCGCCCCTCTCCTCCATGCTCTCTCCTGCGCCATGCCATTcctcctcccgctctccttcaACATGCTTTCTCCCTTCCCCCAACTTCCCCACTTCTGTCACTGCTCCCCTCCATTCTTCAtgcccccctctgcctctctcccgctccctgccatccctcctctccctgcttcccttcctctccttcataatgctctctcccttccccctctatTTATATCACTGCTCTGTCCCTCCCACTCTTTCCTTAatgctccctcctcctcaccccatcctctcccatcctccacaGGAGGAAAGCAGACGCTGGGCCTTGCCTTGGGAGGCgcgggggaggaggaaggaggagcagCCAGGGTAGTAATGGGGGGAGGGTGGAAGGAGGCACGCGAGCTGTACCTCATTCAGTTCCCCGGGGAGGAAggagaactggaggaggaggggggctgtgtttcaggagagggggaggagatggacAACATCaaagaggag tccagtgACGTGGTGGAGGGGGGCTACCAGCCTGCGTCTCTGCGGCTGATCAAGGAAGCCCTGAAGATGGACCTGCCCAACCAGAACCGCCATACTGGATCCAGAAACCACAGCGAAG TAGGAGACATGGAGTTCAGCCCTATGGCCCAGGAGGCCCTGAAGCGGCCCTCAGCCGTAAGgcatgaagagggggatgacgaGGAGTGGGACGTGGGGTCCCCTCCAACAGAGGTGTCGGAGGGGGTGCTGAGCGTGGAGGACCTGAGTGGGCTGGAGACGGCCCTGAGGGCAGAGAGGGGGCGCCAGCAAGCAGCCCTGAGGATTCCTCCCACAGCAGGCTCCAACCATGGCTCCATGACCCCTGACCTGGAAGTCATAGCAGGCAGCGAGTTCAGCCTGGGCCAGAAGTACATTGGTCTGGATGGGTTGGAACAGGAGGGGGCGCTGGGGAGTCCCACACCCTCAGAGAGGGACTCTAGTGATGCCCTGCAGGGTCCTGGTGCCCGTCTGAAAGAAGGTGAGAGGGCACTGCCAGGGGGGACTGGAGGAGTGCTGCAGCCACGCTGGCCCAAGAGGCCGAGGGACAGTGAGGGGATGGAGGAGCAGGGAGGCTCAGATGAGGCCCTGCATCACCCATCTGCTCCGGGTAGCGTGGATGACAGTGGTGAGGAGGAGACCGGAGACCTGATGCATTTCTGCACGCAGTGCGGCGGGGGCTTTGCCAACGAGGCTGAGCTGGAGGAGCACCCCTGTCCCCTGGGGGACACTCACCTGCAGGGAGGGACGGAGGCCACCCTGTTTCCCTGCGCCTCATGCGGCCACGCCTTCAGCCATGCCTGGGCCCTGAAGAACCACGAGTGTGTGTGCGCGGCCGAGCGGCCCCACCGCTGCGAGCTCTGTGGGAAGGGCTTCACACACTCTCGCTCGCTGGAGAGGCACCAGGTGGTTCACACTGGAGAGAGGCCACACCGCTGCCAGCAGTGCGGGCGGAGCTTTAGTCGCCTAAGCAACCTGGAGAGGCACCAGCGGATCCACACGGGCGAGCGTCCATACGGGTGCGAGGTGTGCGGCAGGCGTTTCAGCAGAGTAGAGTACCTGAAAAGACACCAGCTGATCCACAGTGGAGACCGAGACAAGGCCGGCAGCGCCCACCAGTGCTCTCAGTGTGGGAAAGGCTTCAGCGAACCAGAGCAGCTCAAAAACCATGAGTGCTTTTTATAG